The nucleotide sequence CCCGTCCGGAACAGGACCAGCAGCCCGTCGACCTGGCCACCGATCTGCTCCAGACCATGGATCAGGTCACGCAGGATGCACTGAACTTCGGGTACCGGATCGAGCAGGGCTTCACCCAGTTCCGGCAGCGCAGTGCGGAGCGGCGCGGGGATCGACCCGTCATGGTCGCCTTCGACTGCTACGGAACCACCGACCACGTGCGCATCCTGGGCCGTGCCCTCTACAAGACGCACGGGCCGGAGGACCCCACCGCCGAGGACGAGACCTCGATCCGCGGCTGGCGCTCCTTCACCTCGATCCCCATCAGCTTCGCCCACGTGGATGTCGAGATCGAGGGCGTGCAGTTCCGGCTGGTGGCGGACAAGGGCGGGGTGATCGATGCCGACGTGGAGATCAACCTGGAGCCCGGCGTGCACACCGCGCGGCTGCGCACCGCCGGCTCGGCCTGGGCCACCTCCCGGATCTGGGTGGTCGACGACTCCCAGCGCATCGGCGTGGTCTCCGATATCGACGACACCGTCATGGTCACCGCCCTGCCGCGGCCCATGCTGGCGGCCTGGAACTCTTTCGTGCTCAACGAGCACGCCCGCGACGCCACCCCCGGCATGCCGGTGCTGCTGGAGCGCCTGCGCCGCCGCCACCGCGGCCTGCCCTTCATCTACCTCTCGACCGGGGCCTGGAACGTGGCGCCCACGCTGCGCCGCTTCCTGAGCCGCAACGCCTACCCGCCCGGAACGCTGCTGCTCACCGACTGGGGACCCACCACGGATCGCTGGTTCCGCTCGGGGCCCCGGCACAAGGTCGAGAACCTCGAGCAGCTGGCCCGCGAGTTCCCGCACATGAAGTGGATCCTGATCGGCGACGACGGCCAGCACGACCCGGAGATCTACGGGGGCTTCGCGCAGCGCTACCCGCAGAACGTGGCCGCCGTCGTGATCCGCACGCTCTCGCCCACCGAGGCCGTGCTGGCCTCCGGTCGCCTGCTCACCGCCGACGGCCCCGAGCTGCCGGAGGGGATCCCGCTGATCCGCGCGAACGACGGTGCCTCGATCTCGGAGCAGCTCGAGGAGCACGGGCTGCTCTGAGGCAGGACGCTGTGCTGTCGGGGAGGGCCTCTACCGTGGACCTATGACCGAGCGAGGCACCCAGTCCGAGTCCCTGCCCACGGCCCCGTCGTTCCGGCGGCGCGAGCCGCAGCTCAGCGCGGTCGAGGATCTGCCCGCAGACAGCGCCCGGCAGATCGATCGCCTCGTGGAGCGCACTCAGGCGGCCTTCAGCGCCCCGGCGCCGCTCGAGCTGCGGCTGGAGCGCCTGGACCGGCTCGAGCGCGTGCTGACCGGGCACCGTGAGGCGCTGCAGGCGGCGCTGGCCCAGGACCTGGGCAAGTCGCAGACCGAGTCCGAGCTCACCGAGATCGGCGTGACGCTCACCGAGCTGCGCCACGTCCGTCGCAGCCTGGCCTCCTGGATGGCGCCGCGGTCCGTGGGATCGGCTGCGGTGCTGAGTCCCTCCAGCGGCTGGGTCCAGGCGCAGCCCCTGGGCACCGTGCTGATCATCGCTCCGTGGAACTACCCGGTGCAGCTGCTGCTGTCTCCGCTGGTGGGCGCGCTCGCGGCCGGGAACACCGCGGTGGTCAAGCCCTCCGAGCACACCCCTCACGTGTCCCAGGCGCTGAGCCGGGCCCTGGAGCAGGAGCTGCCCGACTGCGTGGGCGTGGTCCAAGGCGGTGTCCCGGAGACCACGCGGCTGCTGCAGCACCGCTTCGACCACCTCTTCTTCACGGGCAACTCCGCTGTGGGGCGCGTGGTCATGCGGGCCGCAGCCGAGCACCTCACGCCCGTGACGCTGGAGCTCGGCGGCAAGTCGCCCGTGTGGATCGATGCCACCGTCGATCTGCCGGCAGCCGCCCGGCGCCTGGCCTGGGCCAAGCTGGTCAACGCCGGGCAGACCTGTGTGGCCCCGGACTACGTCATGGGCCCGGCCAGCGTGTTGGAGCAGCTCGTGCCGCTGGTCACGGAGGCCATCCGCGAGTTCTATGGCGAGGATCCGAAGTCCAGCCCGTCCTACGGGCGGATCGTGAGCTCGCGGCACCTGCAGCGCCTGACGCAGCTGCTCGAGCGGGTGCCGGAAGCGGACGTCCTGGCCGGCGGGCGCCACGACCTCGAGGACCGGTACCTGGAGCCCACGATCGTGCGCAGCGCACCGGGCGGTCCGCTCATGGAGCAGGAGATCTTCGGGCCCGTCCTGCCGCTCGTGGCGGTGGAGGACCACGGCCAGGCGATCGACTTCGTGCGGGCCGGAGAAAAGCCGTTGGCGCTCTACGTCATGAGCCGCGACGAGCAGGTGCGCGCCGACTTCAGCGAGCGGACCTCCTCCGGCGGCATGACCTTCGAGGCCCCCATGGTCCATCTCATCCACCCGCAGCTGCCCTTCGGCGGCGTGGGCGATTCCGGCATGGGCGCCTATCACGGGCGCGCCAGTTTCGACACGTTCAGCCACCACCGCTCGGTGCTGGCCAAGCCCCTGAGCCCGGAGACCCTCAGCGTCACCTTCCCGCCGTACAGCGGCGCGCGGGCCTGGGCAGCGCGACAGCTCATGTCCGCGCCCACGCCGTCCGAGCTGGTGCGTCGTCTGCGCGGCCGCCGCTGCACATCTCGCTGATCAGCCGCACCGCCGATCTGACTCCGCTGGCCGTCGCCTTCCTGGGCCATGCCCGCGAGCACGCTCGTGAGGAGAGCCCGGACGGAAAGGTCTCCTCGGTGACCAAGTCGAACGCCCAGCAGTACGGCATGGTCCTGTGGGACGAGGTCTTCCAGCGCGTGGCCGCCGAGTACCCGGACGTGGCGAACGAGTCGGTGCTGGTGGATGCCATGAGCGCCAAGTTCATCCTGCACCCGGAGGACCTCTCGGTCGTGGTGGCCTCGAACCTCAACGCCGACATCCTCTCGGACCTGGGCTCGGCGCTCGCGGGCAGTCTCGGCCTGGCCGCCAGTGCCAACCTCAACCCGGAGCGGCGCTTCCCGTCGATGTTCGAGCCGGTCCACGGCTCCGCTCCGGATATCGCCGGTCAGGAGATCTCCAATCCGATCGGTGCGATCGCCTCCGCGGCGCTGATGCTCGACCAGTTCGGCCTCTCCGATCAGGCGCGCCGCCTGGAGGCCGCGATCGAGGCCACGGCGGGGGCCGGCCACCTGACCCGCGACATCGGCGGCACGAGTTCGACGGACGAGGTCACGCAGGCGATCATCGAGGCACTGGCCAGCGCGCAGCCCAAGCCCGAGGCCGACGCCGCCTACGAGACGGTCTGAGCCGCACCCACCGGATCTGCCGCCGACCGCACCACTGAGAACCGAGGTCCCCTCATGCCATCGCCGAACGTGCTCATCGCTCCGGACAAGTTCAAGGGCAGCCTGACCGCCCGCGAGGTGGCCGCTGCGCTGGCTGAGGGGATCCGGGCCGTCGTGCCGCGGGCGCAGGTGCGCGAGCTGCCTCTGGCCGACGGCGGCGACGGCAGCGTGGAGGCCGGCCTCTCGGCGGGCTTCGCCGCGCATGAGGCGCCTGTGACGGGCCCGCTCGGGGATCCGGCTGTCACCGCCATCGCTCTGCGGGAGGCCACCGCGATCGTGGAGGCGGCCACCACGAGCGGGCTGCAGATGGTGCCCGACGACCGCCGCGATGCCGGTGCGGCGAGCAGTCGCGGCCTGGGGGAGGCGGTGCGTGCGGCGCTCGAGCTCGGCGCCGAGCGCATCGTCCTGGCCCTGGGCGGGAGCGCCTCGACCGACGGCGGCATCGGCATGCTCACCGCGCTGGGGTGGCGATTCCTGGACGCCGACGGCGCCCCCGTGGACCCCAGCGGCCTGGGGCTGGCGGAGATCCGTCGGATCGAGGCGACGGGCGCGGTGGATCTCACGGGCATCGAGCTCGTGGCCGCCAGCGATGTCCAGAACCCCCTGCTCGGCTCCGACGGCGCCGCCGCGGTCTACGCACCGCAGAAGGGCGCGGACCCGCAGGAGGTCCAGCAGCTCGAATCCGGCCTGCAGCACCTGGTCCGGCAGCTGGCTGAGATCCGCCCCGATGCCGCTGAGCTGGCCGAGCGCCCGGCTGCGGGTGCCGCCGGCGGGCTCGGGTTCGCGGCCATGCTGCTCGGGGCCCGGATCGCCTCCGGCGCGGATCACTTCCTGGACCTGCTGGGCTTCGACCGCGCCGCGGCCGGCTGCGATCTGGTGATCACCGGTGAGGGCCGGATCGACCGCCAGACCCTGTCCGGCAAGCTGCCGGCCGTCGTCGCCCGTCGGGCCGCCCCGGCACGGGTGGAGGCCGTCGTGGGGCACAACGCCCTGGGCTCGGAGGCCGCCCCGGAGGCGGGCATCGCGCGCATCCGCTCGCTGAGCGAGCGCACACAGGCCGACTGCGCGCACGACAGCGAGCTGTCCCGGGCGCTGCTGGTCGAGATCGGCCGGGAGATCGGGGCGGAGCTGGCGGAAGGGGCCGATCAGGTCCGATGACGTCATGACACGCCGCGCGGCAAGAGATTTCGCCGGTGCACAGGCTGCTCGAAGGGGGCGTCCCCAGGTGTGGATGACGCCCCCTTCGTCACGCCCGAAGCGCGTGGGGACGCGGTCCGCAGCGGCTGGTGAGGACACCCGGTCTGTGGACATCCTGGGGAGGGGGCCCGATGGTGACGAATCTGACCGTCACACATCATCTTGGGGTCGTGCCGAGGGTGCGGCACTAGATGTAGTATCTCTATCCAGCGCAGGAAACAGAGCGGCCCGGATGACGCGGACCGATCGGAGCCCCCGAAACGGCGGTCCTGCACCGAGCACCGGCACCAGCCGGAGGCCTCGGAGCGGCTCTTCTCACCACGCCACTCACCCCCATGAACAGGAAGGGATCACCGACATGTCAGTGACCGTCTACAGCAAGCCCTCCTGCGTCCAGTGCAACGCCACCTACCGTGCGCTCGCCAAGAAGGGCATCGACTACAGCGTCGTCGATGTGACCGAGGACCAGGCCGCCTACGAGCACGTCGTGAGCCTGGGCTACCAGCAGGTCCCGGTCGTGGAGACCGGTGAGGACCACTGGTCCGGCTACCGCCCGGACATGATCTCCCAGCTCGCGGTGCGCGTCTCCGCCTGAAGCTCTCCGACCACGACGGCCGGACCGCGCGGCGCTCGTCTCCCGAGAGGGGGATCGGTGCCCGGTCCGGCCGTCGAGCACCATGGTCGCCCCCGCACCCCGGCTCGTCCGGGACCCGTCGTACCGCTTGAGAAGTGAGTGACTGCCTTGTCCGCACTCATCGCTGATCTGCGCCGCGCGGCCGCTGAGCGCGACCGGCTGGCCGCCGAGACCACCGATCGCACGTCGCCGAGCTCGGGCGACCCCCTCGTCGTCTACTTCTCGTCGATCTCGGGCAACACGCACAAGTTCATCGAGAAGCTCAGCGCCCGCTCGCTGCGCCTGCCGCTGCGCACCCACGAGGAGGCCCCCGTCGTCCGGGAGCCCTACGTGCTGGCTGTGCCCACCTACGGCCGCCCCGGCGGCTCGGGGGCAGTGCCCCCGCAAGTCGTGAAGTTCCTCAACCTCGAGGAGAACCGCCGTCAGCTGCGCGGGGTCCTGGGGGCCGGCAACACCAACTTCGGCGAGCATTTCTGCCTCGCCGCCCAGAAGATCGCCGTCAAGTGCGATGCCCCGCTGCTCTACCGATTCGAGCTGATGGGCACCGAGCAGGACGTCGCCAATGTGAACGAAGGACTGATGAAGCTGTGGCAGTGACCACCCATACCTCCCACGCCGGCGTCTCCGGCTGGGGCCACGAAGATCCCAAGGTCCCCGAGAAGTTCCGCGGCATGGGCTATCACGAGCTCAACGCCGTGCTGAACCTGTACGACGCCGACGGCAACATCCAGTTCGACGCCGATCGCCACGCCGTGCGCCAGTACTTCCTGCAGCACGTCAACGAGAACACCGTCTTCTTCCACGACCTGAAGGAGAAGCTCGACTACCTGGTGGAGCACCAGTACTACGAGCCCGAGGTCCTCGAGAAGTACGACTTCGAGTTCGTGAAGAAGCTGTCCAAGCTCGCCTACGGGCACAAGTTCCGCTTCAAGACGTTCCTGGGCGCGTTCAAGTACTACACCTCGTACACGCTCAAGACCTTCGACGGCCAGCGCTACCTCGAGCGCTTCGAGGACCGCGTGGTCATGGTCGCGCTCTACCTGGCCGACGGCGACCGCGAGCTGGCCGAGCACCTGGTGGAGGAGATCATCTCCGGGCGCTTCCAGCCGGCGACCCCCACGTTCCTGAACGCGGGCAAGAAGCAGCGCGGCGAGATGGTCTCGTGCTTCCTGCTGCGCATCGAGGACAACATGGAGTCGATCGGCCGTTCGATCAACTCCGCACTTCAGCTGTCCAAGCGCGGCGGCGGCGTGGCGTTCGCGCTGACCAACATCCGCGAGTCCGGTGCCCCGATCAAGAAGATCCAGAACCAGTCCTCGGGCATCATCCCCGTCATGAAGCTGCTGGAGGACTCGTTCTCCTACGCCAATCAGCTCGGGGCTCGCCAGGGCGCCGGTGCGGTCTACCTGCACGCGCACCACCCGGACATCAACAAGTTCCTGGACACCAAGCGCGAGAACGCGGATGAGAAGATTCGCATCAAGACCCTGTCGCTGGGCGTCGTCATTCCGGACATCACGTTCGAGCTGGCCAAGAACAACCAGGACATGTACCTGTTCTCGCCCTACGACGTCGAGCGCGTCTACGGCATGCCGTTCTCGGACGTCAACGTCACCGAGAAGTACCACGAGATGGTCGACGACGCCCGGATCACCAAGACCAAGATCAAGGCGCGCGACTTCTTCCAGACCCTGGCGGAGGTCCAGTTCGAGTCGGGCTACCCGTACGTGATGTTCGAGGACACGGTCAACAAGGCCAACCCCATCGAGGGCAAGATCATCATGTCCAACCTGTGCTCCGAGATCCTGCAGGTCTCAGAGCCCTCCACGTACCACGACGACCTCACCTACGAGACGGTGGGCAAGGACATCTCCTGCAACCTGGGCTCGCTGAACATCGCGCTGACCATGGACTCCCCGGACTTCGGACAGACCATCGAGACCGCCATCCGCGGACTCACCAGCGTCTCCGAGCTCTCGCGGATCGACTCGGTGCCTTCCATCCGTCGCGGCAATGAGATGTCCCACGCCGTCGGGCTGGGGCAGATGAACCTCCACGGCTACCTGGGGCGCGAGCGCATCCACTACGGCTCGGAGGAGGGTGTCGACTTCACGAACATCTACTTCTACACCGTGACCTACCACGCCGTGCGGGCCTCGATGCTGCTGGCCAAGGAACGCGGCTCCACGTTCGTGAACTTCGAGAACTCGGACTACGCGAACGGCTCGTACTTCGACAAGTACACGGAGCAGGAGTGGCTGCCGGCCACCCAGCGCGTGCGCGAGCTGTTCGCCGAGTCGCAGATCCACATCCCCACCCAGGACGACTGGCGCGAGCTGAAGGCCCAGGTGGCCGAGCACGGCATGTTCAACCAGAACCTGCAGGCCGTCCCGCCCACGGGCTCGATCTCATACATCAACCACTCGACGGCGTCGATCCACCCGATCGCCGCGCCGATCGAGATCCGCAAGGAGGGCAAGCTGGGCCGCGTCTACTACCCGGCGCCCCACATGGATCAGGACAACCTGGAGTACTTCCAGGACGCGTACGAGATCGGCTACGAGAAGATCATCGACACCTACGCCGCGGCCTCCCAGCACGTGGACCAGGGCCTGTCGCTGACGCTGTTCTTCAAGGACACCGCCACCACGCGCGAGGTCAACAAGGCGCAGATCTACGCGTGGCGCAAGGGCATCAAGACGATGTACTACTCGCGCATCCGCCAGCTCGCCCTTGAGGGCACCGAGATCGAGGGCTGCGTCTCCTGCATGCTGTGATCCGCCGGGATCCAGCGCACGACGCGCGCCGAACAGACTTGAGAGGAGACTCGCCGAGATGATGAGCGAGAAGGTGGAGCTCACCCGCCACCACGCTAAGGCCATCAACTGGAACCGCGTCCAGGACCCCAAGGACGATGAGGTCTGGGACCGGCTCACCGCCAACTTCTGGCTGCCCGAGAAGGTGCCGCTGTCCAACGACGTCCAGTCGTGGAACACGCTCACGCCTCAGGAGCAGGACCTCACCATGAAGGTCTTCACCGGGCTGACCCTGCTGGACACCATCCAGGGCACCGTGGGCGCCGTGTCACTGCTGCCGGATGCGGTGACGCTGCACGAGGAGGCCGTCTACACGAACATCGCGTTCATGGAGTCGGTGCACGCCAAGTCGTACTCGTCGATCTTCTCCACGCTGGCCTCCACCAAGATGATCGACGACGCCTTCCGGTGGTCCGAGGAGAACGAGTTCCTGCAGCGAAAGGCCGACATCGTCCTGGACCGCTATGTGGGCGATGATCCGCAGAAGAAGAAGGTGGCCTCCACGCTGCTGGAGTCCTTCCTGTTCTACTCGGGCTTCTACCTGCCCATGCACTTCTCCTCGCACGCCAAGCTGACGAACACGGCGGACCTGATCCGCCTGATCATCCGCGACGAGGCAGTGCACGGCTACTACATCGGCTACAAGTACCAGCGCGCGCTGGAGAACGAGTCGCCGGAGCGTCAGGCCGAGCTCAAGGACTACACCTACGACCTGCTCGACGAGCTCTACGAGAACGAGATCGCCTACACCGAGTCGCTCTACGACGCGGTGGGGTGGACCGAGGAGGTCAAGAAATTCCTGCACTACAACGCGAACAAGGCGCTGAACAACCTCGGCTACGAGGCCCTGTTCCCCAAGGAGATGACAGACGTCTCCCCGGCGATCCTCTCCGCGCTGTCCCCGAACGCCGATGAGAACCACGACTTCTTCTCCGGTTCCGGGTCCTCGTACGTGATCGGCAAGGCCGTGAACACGGAGGACGAGGACTGGGACTTCTGAGACCCCAGCGTTTGCATGAGGCCCGAAAAGCCTGATGGGAGGCCCGGACCTGCAGGTTTCTGCAGGTCCAGGCCTTTTTTCGTGCCTTCTCTCGATGAACAGAGGAGGACAGAGATGGACGTCAGTATCCGTACGGTAAGCACGGGGTGACGCGCCCTGGCCCAGGTGTCGTAGACGCGGCCGCGGGCGCGCGTGACAGCTCGCTCAAGCCGCTGTGCGAGTGCTCCCAGGTCTGGCGGCTTTCCCCACGCAGCCGTGAGATGCGCTCGCGCTCGGCCCCGGTGCGCGGAATGATCTGCGGCATGAGGATCGAGACGCCCACAGCGCAGCTGCTGCAGGAAACCGCCGCCATGGCGACCGCGCCCGGGATCGGGATGTCGTCCGCCCAGATCGAGAACGAGATCGCTGCCGGGCGTCTGCAGCCGCAGTGGTCACAGGTCGCCCTCGACGATGCTGGCAGAGTCATCGGCCGGGCTTTGTGGTGGGCGCGGGACCAGCAGACCCCCATCGAGCTGGACGTGTGGGATGTCATCGCCGACCACGCCGAAGCGCCAACCGTCCTCCGCGCGCTCCTGGAGCACGGCCATGCCGTCCTGGCAGCTCGCGGCATCCCCGTCCCGCTGCCGCACACCATGCGTGTCCCCGTCGCATGGCGCGACGACGCCGCCGTGGTCCACGACGTCCACACGAAGATCGCGGAAGCCGCAGGCATCGGCCTCGGTCGCCACAACGAGCGGCGGCAGTTCGAGTGGGCTCGCGGAACCTCCGTGAGCCCGCCCAGCCCGCGCCTGCGGTTCGAGCCAGCTGACGACGACACGTTCATCAGCCTCTTCGCCCGCGCCGCGCACGGCTCCCTCGACGTCATGACCCGACGCGAGCTGGCCACCACCGATGCGCTGAGCTTGGCGCGAGATGAAGTGGACTACTACCGCTCCTGCCCCGGCGAGCGGGACTGGTGGCGCTTCGCGTACGACCAGCACGGCTCCGTCGTGGGGATCGCCATCCCTTCGGCCACCCCGACGAATCGCAACGTCGGCTACCTGGCGGTCCTGCCAGAGCACCGTGGGCACGGATACGTCGATGATCTCCTCGGGTTCATCACCGCCTTCCATGCCGCCTCCGGAGCGGAGAGGATCACGGCGACCACCGACGCCGTGAACACACCCATGGCAGCAGCGTTCGAGCGGGCCGGCTATCGATGCGTCGAGACGCGAATCGACATCGAACGCTGACCGATTTCCTCAGCTCATCTCCCGCATGCGCTCTCGCTGCCGAGCGCGCATCATGATGACCGGGCACCGGCAATGGGGAGACAAGCCCTAAGCTTACTGCATCGTGATCGGTGTCACGGCAGGACGCAGGCCTCCTGGCACCCTGCCGAGAACTGCCGGGCGAGAGAGCCCCGAGGCGGAGGAGCCCAGATGTCCCGCACAGTCCAGGCGCAGGACCTCGACCTGATCGCCCTGCGTCGGGAGCTGCATCAGATCCCCGAGGTCGGGCTGCAGCTGCCGCGCACACATGCCCGGCTCCTGGCGGAGTTCGAGCATCTGCCGGTGGAGATCACCGAGGCTGCGGGCGCGTCGGGGTTCGTCGCCGTCCTGCGCGGCACCGCATCCGACCCCGCCGACGGTCGGCGCCCGATCGTGCTGCTGCGCGCGGACATGGACGCCCTGCCGGTGGCCGAGGAGACCGGCGAGGCCTTCGCCTCGACCAACGGGGCCATGCACGCCTGCGGGCACGACCTGCACATGGCTGCGATCGTCGGGGCCACCCGCAGCCTGTGCGCCCGGCGCCAGGAGCTGCACGGGGACGTCGTCTTCCTCCTGCAGGCAGGGGAGGAGGGCCACGGGGGAGCGCGGCTGGTCCTGGAGGAGGGGCTGATCAAGGCGGCTGGGCGCCGCCCGGATCATGCCTACGGCCTGCATGTCTGGTCCTCGGGGCACCCCACCGGTTCGATCCGCAGCCGCGCCGGTGCGCTGATGGCCGGGGTGGACACCTTCGACGTCCGCGTGATCGGGCGCGGCGGGCACGGCTCTGCGCCGCAGCACACGATCGACCCCATCCCGATCCTGTGCGAGATGGTCACCCAGTCCCAGGTCATGATCACCCGCCAGTTCGACGTCTTCGATCCCGTGGTGCTCACCTGCGGCGTCCTGCGCGCCGGCGAGGCGAACAACGTGATCCCGGATCAGGCGATGGCCTCCTTCTCCATGCGCACGTTCTCCCATGCCACGCGCCAGAAGATGTTCGGGGAGCTCACCCGGCTGTTCACGCACCTGGCGCAGGCGCGGGGCGCGCACTGCGAGCTGGAGGTCACCGCCTCATCGCCCACGACCCTCAACGATCCCGCCGAGGTCGACTATGTGGAGGCGGTCGTCCAGCGAGGCTTCCCGGGCCGCTGGTCGCCCATGGCGGATCCGGTGACGGCCTCGGAGGACTTCGCCTACGTGCTCGAGCAGATCCCCGGGGCCTTCGTGTTCGTCTCCGCCGTCCCGGAGGGCACCGACCCGACGACGGCGCCGTCGAACCACTCCCCGCAGGCCATCTTCGACGACTCCGTGCTCGATGACGCCGCCCGCCTGCTGGCCGAGCTGGCACTGGGCCGACTCGCTGGGTCATCCTGAACCACCACACCCTCCTTCCTCGAGAAAGCAGCAGGTGCCGTCCATGACCACCACCACCGAGCGACCCCGGCAGAGCGCCGCCCGGACGCTGATCGGAACCGGCGTCGGCAATGCCGTCGAATGGTTCGACTGGAACGTCTACGCCACCTTCGCCGTGTACTTCTCCGTCCAGCTGTTCAATCATGAGAACCCGCAGTCGGCGTTCCTGCAGACCATGGCGGTCTTCGCCGTGGGCTTCGTGGCCCGGCCCTTCGGCAGCTTCGTCTTCGGTTGGATCGGCGATCGCATCGGCCGCCGTCCGTCGCTGACGCTGGCCGTGCTGGCGGCTTCGGCGGGTTCGCTGCTGATCGCGGTGTGCCCCACCTACGACCGGATCGGCTGGCTGGCCTCGGTGCTGCTGGTGCTCGCCCGCCTCATCCAGGGCCTGGCCCACGGCGGGGAGATGCCCTCGGCCCAGACCTATCTGGCCGAGCACGCGCCCCGGGAGCGCCGCGGCCTGTTCGCCAGCGTCATCTACGTCTCCGGCACCTTCGGCCTGCTGATGGGCCTGGGGCTCGGACTGGGCCTGCAGGCCGTGCTCACCGAGGATCAGATGGCCGCCTGGGGTTGGCGCGTGCCGTTCGCGATCGGTGCCGTGCTGGGCCTCATCGCCCTGTGGATCCGCCGCTCCATGGAGGAGTCGGAGGTCTTCGAGGAGCACAGGACCCACACCCAGGCGCTGCAGATCAAGCAGGAGAACGTCTTCGTGGCCGTGCTGAAGAACTGGCCGACCGGTCTGCGGGTCATCGCGATGACTGCGGGCCTGACCGTGTCGTACTACATCTGGTCGGTGACCATGAGCTCGGTCGCTCAGACCTCGTTCGGCTACTCGCCGAGGGAGGCTTTCGAGGCCGCGCTGCTGGGCAACCTCTTCCTGATCCTGGTGCTGCCCGTGTGGGGCTGGGCCTCGGACAAGATCGGTCGACGACCGGCCATCATCATCGGCCTGCTGGGCAGCGCGGTCCTCTACCTGCCCATGATCAATCTGGTGGACGGCGGCACCATGTGGCAGCTGACGTTCGCGATCTGCGTCCAGGTGGGTCTGCTGGCCGGCTTCCTCTCCCACGCACCGGCCACGTACGCGGAGATGTTCCCCACGGGCCAGCGCACGAGCGGCTTCGGGATCTACTACGCGATCGCCATCGCGGCCTTCGGCGGCACCGCCGGCTACGTGTTCACGTGGATCGGCGACGCGCGCACGTTCGGCTTCTACGCCATCGGCCTGCTGCTGATCGCCGTGGCCACGGTCTTCTTCATGCCGGAGACCAAGGGCAAGGACCTCACGGAAGCCTGAGTCGTCCGCACCAGGGGCCTCGGCCTCCCGGGATCGCGTCTGCTCGTCGCCCCCGGGAGGCCGGGGCCTCGTGCTGTCCCCGGCGGGTCGGGTCTCAGCGGAGCCCGAGCTCAGCAATCGCCTCGGCTGTGCGCTCGCGCTGCTCAGGGCTCAACCCCAGCAGCGGCTGCGGCAGGCAGTCGCCCGGAGCCAGTCCCAGGTGCTCGGCGATCGCCGCGACCACCCGCAGGCTGCCGTGATCGGCGAACAGCTCCCACAGGGGCTCCAGGCGCTCGGAGGCGGTGAGTGCGTCCTGCGGGTGCGGGCCAGCAGCGGCGCGCATGATCTCCCGCGCTGGCTGCGGGCATGTCCCGGCGATCACCGAGTGCCACCCGTCGCAGCCGGCCAGCAGGGCGGCGGCCGCGCAGGCGTCGCCGGAAAT is from Kocuria palustris and encodes:
- a CDS encoding App1 family protein, encoding MSQTRPEQDQQPVDLATDLLQTMDQVTQDALNFGYRIEQGFTQFRQRSAERRGDRPVMVAFDCYGTTDHVRILGRALYKTHGPEDPTAEDETSIRGWRSFTSIPISFAHVDVEIEGVQFRLVADKGGVIDADVEINLEPGVHTARLRTAGSAWATSRIWVVDDSQRIGVVSDIDDTVMVTALPRPMLAAWNSFVLNEHARDATPGMPVLLERLRRRHRGLPFIYLSTGAWNVAPTLRRFLSRNAYPPGTLLLTDWGPTTDRWFRSGPRHKVENLEQLAREFPHMKWILIGDDGQHDPEIYGGFAQRYPQNVAAVVIRTLSPTEAVLASGRLLTADGPELPEGIPLIRANDGASISEQLEEHGLL
- a CDS encoding aldehyde dehydrogenase family protein; translated protein: MTERGTQSESLPTAPSFRRREPQLSAVEDLPADSARQIDRLVERTQAAFSAPAPLELRLERLDRLERVLTGHREALQAALAQDLGKSQTESELTEIGVTLTELRHVRRSLASWMAPRSVGSAAVLSPSSGWVQAQPLGTVLIIAPWNYPVQLLLSPLVGALAAGNTAVVKPSEHTPHVSQALSRALEQELPDCVGVVQGGVPETTRLLQHRFDHLFFTGNSAVGRVVMRAAAEHLTPVTLELGGKSPVWIDATVDLPAAARRLAWAKLVNAGQTCVAPDYVMGPASVLEQLVPLVTEAIREFYGEDPKSSPSYGRIVSSRHLQRLTQLLERVPEADVLAGGRHDLEDRYLEPTIVRSAPGGPLMEQEIFGPVLPLVAVEDHGQAIDFVRAGEKPLALYVMSRDEQVRADFSERTSSGGMTFEAPMVHLIHPQLPFGGVGDSGMGAYHGRASFDTFSHHRSVLAKPLSPETLSVTFPPYSGARAWAARQLMSAPTPSELVRRLRGRRCTSR
- a CDS encoding isocitrate/isopropylmalate family dehydrogenase — protein: MAVAFLGHAREHAREESPDGKVSSVTKSNAQQYGMVLWDEVFQRVAAEYPDVANESVLVDAMSAKFILHPEDLSVVVASNLNADILSDLGSALAGSLGLAASANLNPERRFPSMFEPVHGSAPDIAGQEISNPIGAIASAALMLDQFGLSDQARRLEAAIEATAGAGHLTRDIGGTSSTDEVTQAIIEALASAQPKPEADAAYETV
- a CDS encoding glycerate kinase, with the protein product MPSPNVLIAPDKFKGSLTAREVAAALAEGIRAVVPRAQVRELPLADGGDGSVEAGLSAGFAAHEAPVTGPLGDPAVTAIALREATAIVEAATTSGLQMVPDDRRDAGAASSRGLGEAVRAALELGAERIVLALGGSASTDGGIGMLTALGWRFLDADGAPVDPSGLGLAEIRRIEATGAVDLTGIELVAASDVQNPLLGSDGAAAVYAPQKGADPQEVQQLESGLQHLVRQLAEIRPDAAELAERPAAGAAGGLGFAAMLLGARIASGADHFLDLLGFDRAAAGCDLVITGEGRIDRQTLSGKLPAVVARRAAPARVEAVVGHNALGSEAAPEAGIARIRSLSERTQADCAHDSELSRALLVEIGREIGAELAEGADQVR
- the nrdH gene encoding glutaredoxin-like protein NrdH; protein product: MSVTVYSKPSCVQCNATYRALAKKGIDYSVVDVTEDQAAYEHVVSLGYQQVPVVETGEDHWSGYRPDMISQLAVRVSA
- the nrdI gene encoding class Ib ribonucleoside-diphosphate reductase assembly flavoprotein NrdI; this translates as MAAETTDRTSPSSGDPLVVYFSSISGNTHKFIEKLSARSLRLPLRTHEEAPVVREPYVLAVPTYGRPGGSGAVPPQVVKFLNLEENRRQLRGVLGAGNTNFGEHFCLAAQKIAVKCDAPLLYRFELMGTEQDVANVNEGLMKLWQ